The sequence ataacactgattccaagctgtaaaggaTGAGTAGAAGACAAAGGTAATCATGGGTGGTGGGTACCGTAAGCTGTGCCACCCCAAACAGCCATGTGTGGCCCCACTCACACTTTGCCCCtggacccccccccactcctgcttCCACTCCACGCAGCCGCTCCAGTCTCCCTCTGGGGTGGCCCCTCTCccggtgctctggagctggggggggggggctgcagccacgctgcccgCTCCAAggctgggggtgctctggggctgggggggagctagCTGTGGCGGTGGCTGGTGTCTGCAGTGGGGGCTGCTCTAGGATCAGGCAGAGagtgcagaaggggggggggctttgggcagaaggagtggggctgggggctagcctcccccagcccatggTTCACACACTGCCCATAAAGGTAATACATAAGAAGCAAGAGCAGGCCACAGGAGACTGCAGACCTATTTAACAGGGCAAGAGCAAACAAGATGCCAAACGACCAATGCCAATTAATCTGTGTGAGtcaagatgggtgaggtgatctcttttattggaccaacttctgttggtgagaaaaacaagctttccaagCTACACAAGAActtttcttcagggctgggaaaggtactaagcATGTCCCAGCTCAATACAAGCTCAAACATATAGTTTAGTATAAATCGTTAGCACGTATTTcaggggaccattcaaggtgaagtagcacacccctgtagtcataggataCAAAATACTAGCAGAACCTTTGCCAATTGTTTCTGATGCTTGAGGGGGTAGGACAGACGAAATGCCAGAGAAATGGGAAAAGGCAAACAAGCAAAACTCTTATGACTGGAAAGCATTACAGACCAGGACAGTTATCTGTGATACTAGGTAAAGGATTAGAACAATTAATAAAGCCATAAATCATGACAACCCAATTTAATATAATTGTTTCTTAAACCAGGTATAATCTTAATGGATAATGGCAATGCAGACAAATCTTCAGTTTAGTAGGGCATTTTATACATATTGTCCCCTGACAGGTTCATAGGGCTATAAGAGAAATGTGAATTAGTTGTCACTGCTATAAATTGGATACACAACTGGTTAAAAATCATGAGCAATCTTCAGTCACGTGGCAGGAAGACAAATTCTGTGGGGAGCTCACTGTGTGTGCTTTCTGGATCTAATAAATACAAAGTGGGGCTAAATGTCTTGtcaagaggggagggatagctcagtggtttgagcattggcctgctaaacctagggttgtgagttcaatccttgagggggccatttagggatctggggcaaaaaaatagttggggcttggtcctgctttgagcaggggggttggactagatgacctcctaaggtcccttccagccctgatagtcTAGATAAGTATCCTGGGATTATAGTGGTGGATGCTgcattgaatatgaatcaacaacaCAACTTGCACAAAGGGCAAATATCATATTGGAGTTGGTTGTATTTAACAGAAGTGGTATGTAATTGTTCCGCTTTACTATGCATGTGTTAGCCCTGAAGAGGTGTCCTACACTGACTGGGGCAGTagaattcaaaaaagaaaaaccagagaAACTTCAGAAGAGAACAAAGaatataaaaagcaaaaacaaaaaacctatctGGAAAGATTTTGAGAAGTGTGCACATTCTCAACAGATGACTGAGAGACAACAGAATAACAGTCTATCGATACAGAAGGGACTGCCATAAAGAGAGCAGGGAATCAATTATTCTTCCTAGCAGAGAGACCACCACAAGCATCACTGTTAATCTATAGAAAAGCATAATTCGTTGAAATATTAGGGGAAATGACAGCAACCAAGGAAGCTTGTGACCTCACCAGCTGGAGATACTTGAGGGTAGAAATTGCACCTAGCCATTAGGAACAGCTAAGACTAATTAACATTCGCAGTATTGTggtaactgtgttggtcccaggatagtgGAGTGAtaagggggtgaggtaatatcttttatgggaccaacttctatGCAGAACCGAAGAAGTAACTCAAGCTTTTtgctttcatcaacagaagttggtccaataaaagacattacccaCTTGGTCTCTCAAAATAATTGTCACTGTGGTCATGATGCAGGGAATTAAATGAACAACCTATTGGAGGTCCCCTCCAACTATACTGAGACTTTGATTACCATTAGTGTAAGGAAATTGAGTGATAGTAATGAATCCATTAGAAACACTTTTTGCATTGCTACATTATAAAACCTCTAGCTGTTTATGATCTTCCCCTTGAATAGTGCAAGGTCCCAACAACTCACATGAGAAGCCACTGTTGcctagggagggaagggagagtgtGTTTACATTTGTGATTCAATCACCTTTGCTAGCTGACCCACAGCATAAGAGTAAAATATTTGCAGGCCTAACCAATTATTAGTTCACCTACAATTTATCCATGAAAATAAAAGTAGGTAGAACAGTACTTATTCAGAGTAATGCTAAGAATAAAACTATGTTACAACTTTTAAGATAATTTGATAGtaggttttatttcttttctgactCATAAGCATTAGGTGGGTACCAGTTCCGTTAGGTCATTGTGCCCAGCCTTCTGCCACAACAGGATTACTCTCTAGGATATTCTCAGTTGCTTTATACAAGTTCAAACTAAAACCATCCTCTATTATTCCTCATTGCAGCCAGATGAGAATTCAGCTAATGGTCTAGCAGTAGAAAAGAAGACTAAAGAGAATTATTTTCCTTAACTAAATATAAGAAATAAGGACTGTCCTGCAATTTTGACTACAGATTTATTTGCTTCACCTACTGATTCTGTCTAGCTTCTTGGAGACAGAAGAAAAATAAGGCTTGGCTGCTACAATGAAGGTGCTATAACTAGACTTACATTAGCAATGATTGCAGCAATGCTGTTGTGTGGAGTGCTGACAGGCAGTATTAAATTAAAACTCCATGAGACTCCAGCCACCTGCCAAGTATGTGTGAATCATGAAGTGGACAGAAGTCAGAAGTATCCCAAGTATGTACAGAAATAGCAGGTGGGTTTTACCCTATCTCCCCCTTCTCTTCTATAGCCTTGTAAAGAAaacattctttttctgaatgcctCCAACATGTAAATGTCACACTTTGTACATAGCATCAAGGCTCTTGGGAAGAAGCTCCCCCCATCTACAGCATTGCATTTTAACCATGCTGAAAGAATAAAGAAATACCACATCTAAAGCCTGGTCCACACTACAatattaggttgatgtaagctgccttgcatcagcCTAGCtatggaagtgtcttcacttaaatttggctcccattAACCCAAGTGCCTCTCTATGCCTATTTAGTAATATCAGCTCCCCGAGCAGCAGAGAGTCACATTTGACGTAATTAGGTTGATGCAGCATCGGTGTAGACCAGGATAGTTGATTATTTtctgtcaaggtccaaatttcttagccaaggtatagtcaaggtccagactccagagaaaattaaAACGATTGTGGtctattcaaaagcatctggcagtccagaGGTGGCACAGCTTTGACGGTTATTGGCTTTCAGGAAccatccctaaatgccccccccccccccccccccactgacaatacaattgatacaagTGCTCTTAGTGAGGATGTGTattgctgacacaaggagccaagtgtacACACACACGATTTAATAACTGCAATAGCTGTATGTGGCCATAAGTTAGGTCaacaattttgtagtgtagacatggtctaatAAGAAAGCCACTCAGCCTTCCTTTGCTGAGATTTACATTTACACTGACTAGCATCTTAGCTTATTCCAGTGTGGGATTGAAGTTCTGTTTATGACATTTAAAGATACAGCAAGGTAAAGATTAAATCAGCAACATGAGTGATCTAAAACCCTGCATACTGCACTTTATGAAGCACAACTTTGCATGCCCAAGCTATCAGCACGCTTCCTCGATACAATTGTTGGTTTAGAAGGGAGTACAGCCATGAGCTCATGCTCTGGAGGCTGTATTTGAGCTCTGGGAAGCAATTGTTTCCAGGGCCAGTACCAACCCTACTACCATCATCTCTGGGATAATTGCTTGTCTGAGTAATTTAGAGTAATTATAAATGCAGGTTGATTATAGTAATTCTATAGCAGGAGAGACTCAGTTGCTACCACATACAATATGCTTTCACCCACAGCTTGAGAATGGCTGTGGAACCAACAAGCTGTGTCAGGATCCAGCTTGACTAGATAGTTTGTTTTAGTCTGGTGTCTTGATCTGTTTCAGGCCTAGGAAGCTGACTGAAGCCCAAGCTCCTTGTTAGTTCTCATCTGAGAGCTATTTGTAAGAATAGGGAACAATGCCATAGCAGGCAGTATTAACAAGCAGCTGACACTTGAGTCAGCAGCTCTCTTTTGTTTGCCATCTCCAACAGTTTGGGTAGGAGAAGTCGGATACATGTTTAAACTAGAAGAAAGTATTCATGCCTTTGGAAAAGTACTTAACTACATTACTTAAGGCAGGTTTTTGATTACTCCTTTAgcatagggggggagggatagctcactggtttgcacattggcctgctaaacccagggttgtgagctcaaaccttgagggggccatttagggaactggggtaaaaatctgtctggggattggtcctgctttgagcaaggggtttggactagatgacctcctgtggtcccttccaaccctgatattctaggattcctTCAACATGTAATGGATTAACCCTTCAAAccaagaacggggggggggggggggtaaacaggTGACGACATTTGGAGCCCTCCATTACACTAGCTCTCCTACTATCTGTAGTCTTAGAGAACATTAATTCTTTAGTTCAATTCCTACTGACCTAGACATCAGTAGATCTATTACAGCAAGCTTTAGGCCATGAGACGCAACATATTGGCTGCACATCTATTTGTGACTGCAATCAGCCCCTTTAACAGTCAGGTGGCCCTGGTATGACAAGCCACAAGAGTCAGTTTACCCTTGTCAAGATATTGAAAGACTTTACCAACAGTACAGCAAGTGAATTCAAGGGCTGACTACACATGCTCAAGTCTTAGAGATGTGGCACTTTTACAGGACAGTATTGTAACTGAAGTGTGAACATTTGTTCTTTATGCCACTTAATAGGATTATaaaaaagttacagcaaacaattAACATCACAGGCGGAAAGACTGTTCCCCAAGAATTGCAACTGGGTGTATCAATTTCAGAATTCACTTCTGGAGGTAAGCAGCACAGCTAGGATGATACTACAAACACTGAGTCCTGCCACTCCAAACAGCTGGAAGAAACAGCCAAATGGCCCCCTGCCTTGTGCTGCCATGCTAGATTTTAGGATTCAGACagatttgtttaattaaaaaaacatgtcAGGCCAAAACAatagtttatttcatttttttcagcaACATCTCAGCCATCAAAAAAATAAACTCTAACACAGATGGATGGAAGACTTTTCTACAGTGTTACTAGTGGGTTTTTGACCCCAGGGCTTTGATTGGAGTGATGTTTCTTATTCATCCAATAAGTTAGGAAGCATGGAATTAAAGTGCTTTCATTTCTGAGCTGGTATGAGGTCATCAATGGACTGGCCTTTTTCAAGGCGTTTTTCCATTTCAATCAGTAACTTCACACCATCAACCACCATCTGCACCAGCTCTACCTCAGAGAAGCCTAGCCGGTCAGCATTGGAGACATCAAACACTCCTCCAACAGCAGCAGTATCCACACCCCCTGAAGAAAGAGGAGATTCAGTTTAGAGTTGTGAAGTCCTTCACATCAGCAATACACATAGCAAGAGTCCACTTGGAGCAAAATAGTTTCCCTTGCTGCATTCATACCTGGTTATGGGCAGGGAGGTGGAAGGGCATGGCTTGAACAGAGGGATACTTCCAGtttgctttcagagtagcagccatgttagtctgtatccgcaaaaagaacaggagtacttgtggcaccttagagactaacaaatttattagagcataagctttcgtggactacagcccacttcttcggatgcatacagagtggaataagtattgagcacacacacacatacagtcttaattggcctctcagagttggtaagacaactcccacctgtttatgctctctgtatgtgtgtatatatacatctcctcaatatatgttccattctatatgcatccgaagaagtgggctgtagtccacgaaagcttatgctctaataaatttgttagtctctaaggtgccacaagtactcctgttctttttccagtttgCTGCTGAGTTAATAGTACAGTACAAGTTCTAGCAGACAGGACTCTCCCACTCCCAGCTTTATCAGTCTGAGTGACCCTTGGCAAGTAACTCAGCCTCTGTGCCTAGGATTATCTGCATCATTGGGATAGTATTCTACTGGACAGAAGTCAAGTATCTTGATGCTTTTAGAGAGGGTTTTGATATAAGTGATAAACTGTTCTTGggggacaaaaaacaaaacaaacaaaaacaaaaacaaaaaaaaacaccccacacacAAAGACACTTTCCTTAGCCGTGACTGCAGCTGTAGGCACTCACAGTGAGTAAGCTGTCTATTCCAGACACAAGGGGATGATTTGGACATGGACTGTAAAAGGTGCTACTAATAGAATGCTGTAGTGCAGTTCTGTTGACCTCTATCCCATTTGCCTTCATCTAGTATACTATTTTTTATGAGGTCATCCTGGAGTACTATCCCTCTATTGTATGCACCCTTGGGTAGGGTGAATTGGGGCAACTGCCCTGGGCCCCCATGCTTTGCGGGGCCCTGCGCTTTGATAAAAATTGGGACTATCCTGATAATTAGCCCTTTGTCCTGCATCCCAACCTATGTACGATCAGAGTGCCATTTGTCCAGATATTCAGGAGAGAGGCAGGCAGGTGAGGCGGGAGGCTGGCAGGCAagggagtggggtgaggaggtgaaCGGGGAGGCGAGCAGACAGGAAAGGGGTGAGGCGGCAGGCAGCAAGGAGGAGATGGGGAGGTGCTGGATGGACAGGAGACtggtgggcaggcagggggtggtgggaggcaggcagggggtggtggtggtgtggcgAGGAGGGGCAAACAGCAAGGAGACTAGCagggaggctgatttgtcccaagccctgcacctccccctaGGGATGGCCTTAACTGCATGAGCTGGGAATTAgtcttctagaccaggggtgggcaaacgttttgggccaagggccacacctgggtggggaaattgtatgcagggccaaggcagcgggttggggtgcggtatgcaggaaggggctcaaggccagagactggggcagaggaagggtgcGGGGTATATgagagggctcagggaagggggttggtgcaggaggtggctcagggaggggtgtgaggtacagcagggggcttagggcagggagttgggggggcacgaggtgcaggaggggttcgagcTCTGGCCCAGTGCCACTTACTGGCTCAGGGGTGGCAGTGGCacacactggggccagggcaggcccaGCCCCGTGCCACTTCAGGAAGCACTGCGGCCCTGGGGGGGCGcaagggggatgggggcagagggctccacatgcgctgcccttgctgcgcctccaggtacctcccctgaagctcccattggccgcagtttcccgttcctagccaatgggagctgcggggggcagtgcctggaggcaagggcaagggcaatgcacagagccctctgccccctcacccggaggccgcagggacgtggtgccggctgcttcagaGAGCGGCACAGGGCCCATGGCACCACGGGggggggcaatcccgcaggctggatccaaagccctgaggggccggatccagcctgcggactgtagtttgcccacccctgttctagacactACCTCTAGGTAATCCAGGCCCCAAAACTACTCTTGCCAATAGCAAAGTATTTAAAGGAAGTGATGCATACAGAACTGCATTCCATTTCTCACCTGTGCCTCGCTTCTGCAGCCTCAGCCTCTTGAGGATTTCTCCAAACTTCTCATGCTTGCCAAGGTTAGGTAGTTTGATGTGTACACCACCACGGAGACCTGTCCCAAGGTTGGATGGGCAGGTCAGGATGTAGCCAAGGTGTGGATTCCACATGAACTCATAGTTTTTGGTCTTAAAGAGAGTTTCAATCTAGAGAGAAAAAAAGCCTTTTAGAGAGACTGCCTGGTCTGTTCCTCCTCTAAAGGTTTGAGGATTTGATGACTATTTACAGTCTCATTAATGTATCTAGCTCCATGATTCACCATCCCTCCCCAGATAGTAGCATGACCGGAGCTGAACAGCTGCTATCAGTGGAGCCTCTGAAACCCTGAAGCTCCCTGGATTTAGAAGTGGGGGCAAGCAGCAGGGCATTTCCTTCTCCCCCgcgcctccccccacacaaaACCCAGATGTTTAGAACTTGACTAGTTCAGACACTAGGGAACAAAGTTAGATTTAGTTGCTTTCAGGGTACCATCTAAGCCCATCTGTTGATACAGGCTTGTGGGAAGAGAGCGGATATTTAGTGATGTGTTGTCAGGCTTGATTTAGTGGCGTTTGTTCCTCTTTGCATTGGTGGACATGGGGAGGAAGTGCTGGTTTTACTTCCCCCCACACACTAGTGTTTTAGCGAAGGTACTTTATGTAGTGTAGCACCACTACACATTTACTGAATCTCAAGACATGTTCCATTATTTGTCTGTAGGCAGTGGTAGTTCATATTGTGTATTAAACCCCATTTAAGAGGAGGAAGCCAGTCAGGATGTTAGAGGACCTTCCTTTAGACTTCATAACAATAACTTAGTCAGAGTAAGTGTTTGAGCCCATAGACCCCTGGAATTTACTTGTGGAAAGATACACTAAGATGCTACCAGATGCCTAAGCTACATTGTCAGATGTTTACACAAGTACAATACAGGACTTGTGCTAGCACTGAGATTCCATGCCACACAGTAGCAGTACATGGCAGTATATTTTTAGAGCCTGTTTTAAGTAAGCACTCTGAACACTGCATCAAGTCCTGCACCATTTAAGGCAAGAGCAATTCTCTTTAGGCTTCTTGTTACAAATGTTAACTTCACCTGTGTTAGCCCAGTACAGAAGCGGGTGAACACTTCCTTCATGTTGCCACCTTTCTGCATGGAAATAACTCTAAGGTGATCTTCCTCATTGATCCAGACAAGGAAGGTCTTGTTGTCATTGTGCCTAGAAGACAGAAGCCAAACAACTCATTTCTCCATTTGGAGTGGAGTTTTCCAGATGGCAATCCAAGGGAGTAAATCTACAATGGGTTAAGTCTAAATCAGTCCAACTCTTATCTGAAGAGCTCATGTTGCACTGAAAATTGACACTAAAGTCTCAGTGTCATTTACTCTTACATGACCGTTTCAGAGTTAAAACTGAATCTACTGTATCTGCTCTTGTAGGTTAAAGGGTCAAATCAACTCCATATATAGACCTTCCCGAAATATCAAAGCAATTCAGCTTTTTCTGCCCTTAAAATCTGAATAATTGTTATTTGACTCCTCCTTCACCCTGCTTAGGCATGCACCCGTTCCTATTAGCTTACTGCTCAACCTTGATGCCATGTCAAGTCTTAAATTAATTTGCAAGTCCCCAGGGACAGAAAGATTCAGTCCCTTTGTTCCATGGAGTGTCACTTTTGAGCAGTGTAAGGGGTGAAATACATTAGCATATATTCCTGAGATGGCAGCACTCTGCATCTTGACTATCTCACACCAATGGTATGCAAGGAAACATGATGTGCAACCTAACTGTCTTGTCAAGGTCAATTAAGTTACCTTACATGCAGCAATGACTCAGCACATGAGTAGATTCAAGAAACAAAATTTTGGATATTCATTTTAAGCTGCAGTTTAGAAGGAAGAATGCTGCAAGCCTGATGACCCATTGGTCCATCTACCCTTGCCTTTGGATTTTAGTTGCTGCTGCCAGATTAAAAAAATTTAGCCCAATACTGATAAGCTAGTCCACGACAGCAGTCAATCTGGGTATTGAATTAGTTAGCTGTCAAGATGAAGGTTACATAAAATGTTAAAAGCTTCCATTTAATTGGAGACTCAGGTTTTAGAGTCATGGCTCAGTCAACAAAGCTATCTAGTGTTGGTATCTCTTGCAGGCAGGTGATGAGTTATCTTGGAAAGGTGACCTACAAAACCAAACATGTTCAAGATCCCACTGTTGCATGAGAGACTGGAGGGATTCTACTGAGTGTAGCAAGAAGCTTTTAGTGACTCTTGTTGACCTGGGAACATTCACAGGAGTTCAACCTTCAGTGTAGAGGAgaacaagaacatttttttcttccactAGTTGGTTGGGTGTTAGAGGTCTGACAAGTTAACTCCTTCCCTTTACTTGTTCCTGTGTCAAGACATATTGCTAGCTGTCTAGACAGAAAAGGGAAGGCCTGATGTTTCCAGTGCAAGAGAGCCACATAAGAGGCCAGGTCTTCTCCTTACCATAAGCAGAAAGACACAAGCACTAGTTCCCTTTTAGGTTTGCTTGGTTGACATTGCTGCAGAAGGCATTGCTTTTCCTGCAATGTGTTTTCCGTGAAGCCATTTTtactgcagttttttttttttttttaagtcccaaAAGGCTAGGTTGAGTTACTCATCATAGTGACAATGCCACTAGTTCACCATTAACTGATTTTAAGCTGCCTCCCTTAAATGAATTATTTCTGCAATTCTTATATCCCCAGTAAAGGGGCagagagccacagacatgccaatGAGGGTAAACTTAAAGTTTGAGGGCTTTTTAAATTTTAGCTTTATGGGCTTGATCTTGTGGCCCACTGAAGCAGATATTAAAGCTCAAATTTAAGTGAGAGCAAAAGCAAAGACAGTATGCAAGTTTCTGCCAAGTGAACACTAGTGTACAGAAGCTGTTTCATTCAGCTAGATCATTCAGGACCATAGATTTCTGCGTGGTACCCACTGCAGATGCGTTTAAAGGATTCTGGTTTCCATTGCATATACTCACCAAATACCTCTGCCATCAGGCCAATCTCGTGCCATTCCAGAAGCCAACAGGAGAGGAGAAACTGGTTTATCAAATAGGAAGTGATCAtcaatcagctgctgctgctctgcatcAGTCATGTTTTTCAAAGCATAGTACTTTCCATTAAGGTCACCTTCCAGGCTAGCCAGGGCTGAAAGCAAGAGTCACATTTAGTACACAAACAGGATGCTAGGTGGTATTTTGATACGTTCCCAGCAATTGAGTGGCTAGATACACAAGCCTAGTGGCATTTCTGAAACTGATCAGTTTTGTTTCCTTCCTCCCCTTACTGTAAGGGACCATGCAGTGTTTGGTTCTTTCAGCTTTGAAGGATCGATCAGGCTGCTGCCCATTGTTGGGAGTTACTGTAGCCTTTATTTCTTTAAAGGGCATTTGT is a genomic window of Malaclemys terrapin pileata isolate rMalTer1 chromosome 4, rMalTer1.hap1, whole genome shotgun sequence containing:
- the CKB gene encoding creatine kinase B-type isoform X1, yielding MPFSNSHNLLKKKYSAADEFPDLSVHNNYMAKVLTLDLYKKLRDKQTPSGFTLDDVIQTGVDNPGHPFIMTVGCVAGDEESYEVFKALFDPIIKDRHGGYKPSDQHKTDLNPDNLQGGDDLDPNYVLSSRVRTGRSIRGFCLPPHCSRGERRAIEKLSVEALASLEGDLNGKYYALKNMTDAEQQQLIDDHFLFDKPVSPLLLASGMARDWPDGRGIWHNDNKTFLVWINEEDHLRVISMQKGGNMKEVFTRFCTGLTQIETLFKTKNYEFMWNPHLGYILTCPSNLGTGLRGGVHIKLPNLGKHEKFGEILKRLRLQKRGTGGVDTAAVGGVFDVSNADRLGFSEVELVQMVVDGVKLLIEMEKRLEKGQSIDDLIPAQK
- the CKB gene encoding creatine kinase B-type isoform X2: MAQLNNQRLPPDEEYPDLSAHNNHMAKVLTLDLYKKLRDRVTPSGFTLDDVIQTGVDNPGHPFIMTVGCVAGDEESYEVFKALFDPIIKDRHGGYKPSDQHKTDLNPDNLQGGDDLDPNYVLSSRVRTGRSIRGFCLPPHCSRGERRAIEKLSVEALASLEGDLNGKYYALKNMTDAEQQQLIDDHFLFDKPVSPLLLASGMARDWPDGRGIWHNDNKTFLVWINEEDHLRVISMQKGGNMKEVFTRFCTGLTQIETLFKTKNYEFMWNPHLGYILTCPSNLGTGLRGGVHIKLPNLGKHEKFGEILKRLRLQKRGTGGVDTAAVGGVFDVSNADRLGFSEVELVQMVVDGVKLLIEMEKRLEKGQSIDDLIPAQK